One region of Ornithinibacter aureus genomic DNA includes:
- a CDS encoding S1C family serine protease, translating to MTDQNPTPQWYAPRGGTTTDPRPVGTFGQPTEPVPTWPPAPPAPPGPPSVPAITTPPAPKRGRRLAELTAVAVITGLIASGSTLAVTGAYDGTDAATTTGTSQSLGRDTDTAPVIQADGSAPNWTATASAVAPSVVAITATSAQGGGQGSGVIIDSSGHVLTNNHVVAGAQELTVTTSDGRTFAAEIRGTDPSTDLAVITITGNPSNLTPIAVGDSDALAVGDPVMAVGNPLGLAGTVTTGIVSALNRPVTTQGESSGQDQFGQGQSQAEPVVTNAIQTSAAINPGNSGGALVNAGGQLIGINSSIASLGSSSGQSGNIGIGFAIPVNEATSIAEQLIAKGTAVHAYLGVTPQDGSASDGSATRTGAEITSVGADTPASEAGLQVGDVVTAVGGERVESALSLVAHIRERNAGDEVTLTVLRDGRTIDVKTTLAAKPTSTTP from the coding sequence ATGACCGACCAGAACCCCACCCCCCAGTGGTACGCCCCCCGAGGCGGCACCACCACCGACCCTCGCCCCGTGGGGACGTTCGGCCAGCCGACCGAGCCCGTGCCGACGTGGCCCCCGGCCCCGCCGGCCCCTCCGGGCCCCCCCTCGGTGCCGGCGATTACCACTCCCCCGGCGCCCAAGCGAGGCCGTCGCCTGGCTGAGCTGACCGCCGTCGCGGTGATCACCGGCCTCATCGCCTCGGGCAGCACGCTCGCCGTCACCGGCGCCTACGACGGCACCGACGCCGCGACGACCACGGGCACCTCGCAGTCCCTCGGCCGCGACACCGACACCGCGCCGGTCATCCAGGCCGACGGCTCGGCACCCAACTGGACCGCGACCGCGAGCGCCGTCGCCCCGAGCGTCGTCGCCATCACCGCGACATCTGCGCAGGGCGGCGGCCAGGGCTCCGGGGTCATCATCGACTCCTCCGGCCACGTGCTGACCAACAACCACGTGGTGGCCGGCGCCCAGGAACTGACCGTGACGACCTCGGACGGTCGCACCTTCGCGGCCGAGATCCGCGGCACCGACCCGTCGACCGACCTGGCCGTCATCACCATCACGGGCAACCCCAGCAACCTCACGCCCATCGCCGTCGGCGACTCCGACGCCCTCGCGGTCGGAGACCCGGTCATGGCCGTCGGCAACCCGCTGGGCCTGGCCGGCACCGTCACCACCGGCATCGTGAGCGCGCTGAACCGTCCCGTCACCACCCAGGGTGAGAGCAGCGGCCAGGACCAGTTCGGCCAGGGCCAGTCGCAGGCCGAGCCCGTCGTCACCAACGCCATCCAGACCTCTGCGGCGATCAACCCCGGCAACAGTGGTGGAGCGCTCGTCAACGCCGGGGGCCAGCTCATCGGCATCAACTCCTCCATCGCCTCGCTCGGGTCGTCCTCGGGCCAGTCGGGCAACATCGGCATCGGCTTCGCGATCCCGGTCAACGAGGCCACCTCGATCGCCGAGCAGCTCATCGCCAAGGGCACGGCCGTGCACGCCTACCTCGGGGTGACCCCGCAGGACGGCTCGGCCTCCGACGGCTCGGCCACGCGCACCGGCGCCGAGATCACCTCGGTCGGTGCCGACACCCCCGCCTCCGAGGCCGGGCTCCAGGTCGGCGACGTCGTGACGGCCGTGGGTGGCGAGCGGGTCGAGTCGGCCCTCTCCCTCGTCGCCCACATCCGCGAGCGCAACGCCGGTGACGAGGTCACCCTCACCGTCCTGCGCGACGGCAGGACGATCGACGTCAAGACCACCCTCGCCGCCAAGCCGACCTCCACCACCCCCTGA